One Roseimaritima multifibrata DNA window includes the following coding sequences:
- a CDS encoding IS4 family transposase, with amino-acid sequence MLIPPNPSDPPDEQFVAARALLDQILRVPELKNIFDIDDRPNTRMVYSQAATIWLLILQRLRGGASLSQVVSEAVNHQTDLFPDNKRVREGTLGENTSTFSKARTRLPLEAIQRFSRCVCDYLGRTAERAFDDRRVFIIDGTTITLPPTPELKKAFPPSTNQYGESVWPVAMLMVAAEMQSGCILVPKIDPMYGPNNSSEAKQAREIVGELPSNSIVLADSGFGIYGVAYHTRVAKHDFLFRLSMTRYKSYRKKAELVDEGEGYKSYRLKWTPTKKDLKGNPDIPPGTCLDVFIHEVQLEGGTTLAMVSSLEFDATCLAELYRRRYDVEFDIRDAKVTMNTEDIRAKSVDMVMKELMGSVVAYNLVSQLRRSAAKLAKVTPRRLSFSGVWLSFQDHLLRKSCDTFEEWQRAFTSALISASKRKLPVRKEPRNYPRIAHPRRPKTTKFQKSLRKKKKTKTEQPPPPE; translated from the coding sequence ATGCTTATTCCGCCAAACCCTTCCGATCCGCCTGATGAGCAATTCGTCGCTGCCAGGGCACTTCTCGATCAGATCCTGCGGGTTCCTGAGCTCAAAAATATCTTCGATATCGATGATCGCCCCAACACCAGAATGGTCTACAGCCAAGCTGCGACCATCTGGCTGTTAATACTCCAGCGGTTACGTGGTGGCGCTTCGCTGAGTCAAGTTGTCTCCGAAGCCGTGAACCATCAAACCGACCTCTTTCCGGACAATAAACGTGTCCGCGAAGGAACATTGGGAGAGAATACTTCCACGTTCTCCAAGGCACGCACCCGTCTGCCGCTCGAAGCGATCCAGCGATTCTCGCGATGTGTTTGTGACTACTTAGGACGCACTGCCGAAAGAGCTTTCGATGACCGCCGCGTCTTCATTATCGACGGAACCACGATCACACTGCCACCAACACCAGAACTGAAAAAAGCTTTTCCACCTTCAACCAACCAGTACGGCGAATCGGTTTGGCCAGTGGCGATGCTAATGGTCGCTGCCGAGATGCAAAGTGGCTGCATTTTGGTCCCCAAAATCGACCCAATGTACGGACCCAATAATTCCAGCGAAGCCAAGCAAGCTCGCGAGATTGTTGGCGAACTACCCAGTAACAGCATTGTGCTTGCTGACAGTGGTTTTGGCATCTATGGCGTGGCTTATCATACACGTGTGGCAAAACATGATTTCTTGTTTCGCCTGTCGATGACGCGGTACAAGTCGTATCGCAAAAAAGCGGAACTGGTCGATGAAGGCGAAGGCTACAAGAGCTACCGGCTCAAATGGACTCCAACAAAAAAAGATCTGAAAGGCAATCCCGATATCCCTCCGGGGACATGCCTGGATGTATTCATTCACGAGGTCCAACTCGAAGGAGGCACGACTTTGGCGATGGTCAGCTCGCTGGAGTTCGACGCGACCTGCCTGGCAGAACTTTATCGTCGACGATACGACGTGGAGTTCGACATACGGGATGCCAAAGTGACAATGAACACTGAGGACATCCGTGCCAAGAGCGTGGACATGGTAATGAAAGAGCTGATGGGCTCGGTCGTCGCGTACAACTTGGTGTCTCAGCTCCGAAGAAGTGCGGCGAAACTTGCCAAGGTTACACCCCGACGTCTGAGCTTCAGCGGCGTATGGCTGAGCTTCCAAGATCACTTGCTGCGCAAGTCCTGCGATACATTTGAGGAGTGGCAACGAGCATTCACGAGCGCGTTAATCAGCGCCTCCAAACGCAAGCTTCCAGTTCGCAAGGAACCACGCAACTACCCACGGATCGCCCACCCGCGCCGCCCCAAAACCACCAAGTTCCAAAAGTCATTGCGCAAGAAGAAAAAAACAAAAACCGAACAACCTCCACCCCCCGAATAG
- a CDS encoding sulfatase family protein: MNAFPIRLLACTLAVVFGFSSYAAAAEHPNVVIIYGDDVGYADLGAYGSKKIPTPNLDRLAGQGLQFTDGHCSASTCTPSRFSMLTGIHGFRHGVRVLPPNAPLTIQPQMFTLPSLFKQAGYETAIVGKWHLGLGNGKDPVDWNGDVKPGPLEVGFDYSFLLPSTNDRVPCVYVENHRVVNLDPNDPLYVGKKPDGANVTEYPDGKKDRSAMTYYQSSHGHDFSIINGIGRIGYQFGGKSALWNDETMADEFVKQTKKYIDSRSAEKPFFLFFSSQDIHVPRAPHPRFKGKSELDFRGDAMVQLDWAAGEILNALEENGFAENTIVIFSSDNGPVYDDGYEDGTTVLTSTKESDRGHDASGPYRGGKYQPYEGGTRVPLIIRWPGKVTPGHSDAMVNQIDFIASFASLLGIELSAEQAIDSRNTMPAFLGSSPDGLTVMLEESGRSTAIRRQQWKFIQGNKKRPNELYDLSTDVGEQTNVAKEHPAIANELSDQLKAMVQAKQGTRALGIK, encoded by the coding sequence ATGAATGCCTTTCCCATTCGCTTATTGGCGTGCACCCTTGCAGTTGTATTTGGGTTTTCCTCTTATGCCGCCGCAGCCGAACATCCGAATGTTGTGATCATCTACGGCGATGATGTTGGATACGCGGACCTTGGAGCTTACGGTTCTAAAAAGATCCCCACACCCAATCTCGATCGATTGGCCGGTCAAGGACTTCAATTCACCGATGGGCATTGCTCGGCATCGACCTGCACCCCTTCTCGATTTTCGATGCTGACCGGTATCCACGGTTTTCGTCACGGGGTTCGCGTCCTGCCCCCCAATGCTCCGTTGACGATCCAACCACAAATGTTCACGCTACCAAGCCTATTCAAACAAGCGGGATACGAAACCGCCATCGTTGGCAAGTGGCATCTTGGTCTGGGAAACGGCAAAGACCCTGTCGATTGGAATGGCGATGTCAAACCAGGACCACTGGAAGTCGGTTTTGACTATTCCTTTCTGCTTCCGTCGACAAACGATCGCGTCCCTTGCGTGTACGTTGAAAACCATCGCGTTGTGAACCTAGATCCTAACGACCCGCTATACGTGGGCAAAAAACCAGACGGTGCCAATGTGACCGAGTACCCGGATGGCAAAAAAGATCGCTCGGCGATGACGTACTACCAAAGCAGCCACGGGCACGATTTTTCGATCATCAATGGGATCGGACGAATCGGCTATCAGTTCGGTGGTAAATCCGCATTGTGGAACGACGAAACGATGGCGGATGAGTTTGTCAAGCAAACGAAGAAGTACATCGATTCCCGTTCGGCAGAGAAACCCTTCTTCCTGTTCTTCTCCTCGCAAGACATTCATGTCCCGCGAGCACCTCACCCCCGTTTCAAAGGCAAGTCGGAACTTGATTTTCGCGGAGACGCAATGGTCCAACTGGACTGGGCCGCTGGCGAAATCCTGAATGCGTTAGAGGAGAATGGTTTCGCCGAAAACACCATCGTGATTTTTTCCAGTGACAACGGACCTGTTTACGACGACGGCTACGAAGACGGGACCACCGTGCTTACCTCGACCAAGGAAAGTGATCGAGGACATGATGCGTCCGGTCCCTATCGGGGCGGTAAGTACCAACCTTACGAAGGAGGGACACGGGTTCCTCTTATCATCCGTTGGCCGGGCAAGGTCACTCCGGGGCATTCGGATGCAATGGTCAATCAAATTGATTTCATCGCATCATTTGCCAGCTTGCTAGGAATCGAATTATCCGCAGAACAAGCGATCGACAGCCGAAACACCATGCCCGCGTTCCTCGGCAGCTCACCCGACGGACTGACGGTCATGCTGGAAGAGTCGGGAAGGAGCACCGCCATTCGCCGCCAACAATGGAAATTTATCCAAGGGAACAAAAAGCGGCCGAACGAACTATATGATTTGTCGACCGACGTGGGGGAACAAACCAACGTCGCGAAGGAACATCCAGCCATCGCCAACGAACTGTCGGACCAGCTAAAAGCAATGGTCCAGGCCAAGCAGGGAACCCGAGCCCTCGGGATCAAGTAG
- a CDS encoding 4'-phosphopantetheinyl transferase family protein, with product MAVQVWYAEASAESPGPLEADCRKALCAEETERATLFRKPTSANQFVVGRGMARRLLGAKLNCAPESIPFRFSPHGKPLLDSPQQLGFNVAHTTGMVLCAIGEYQQVGVDVESTGRKVDIRLAERYFAKSEVEWVFARPPAEQTSAFLKIWTLKESFIKAIGTGLTMPLDEFAFHDLESSQPTVRIDSDQHGKDTDWHAFVFQPVPGYVAALSVHDPRRPSFTTHPFES from the coding sequence ATGGCTGTCCAGGTTTGGTATGCAGAGGCTTCGGCGGAGTCGCCGGGGCCTCTTGAAGCGGACTGCCGCAAAGCCCTCTGCGCTGAAGAAACAGAGCGAGCAACGCTGTTTCGCAAACCGACCTCCGCGAACCAATTTGTCGTCGGCCGAGGGATGGCCCGGCGATTACTGGGTGCAAAACTGAACTGCGCCCCAGAATCCATCCCTTTTCGGTTTTCCCCTCATGGAAAACCACTTCTCGATTCGCCGCAGCAATTAGGCTTTAATGTTGCTCATACAACGGGAATGGTCCTGTGTGCGATTGGCGAATACCAGCAAGTTGGCGTCGACGTTGAATCGACGGGTCGAAAAGTCGACATCCGGCTCGCTGAACGCTACTTCGCGAAAAGCGAAGTAGAATGGGTCTTCGCCCGCCCTCCCGCCGAGCAAACAAGCGCCTTCCTTAAAATCTGGACATTAAAAGAGTCCTTCATCAAAGCGATTGGAACCGGCCTAACCATGCCGCTGGATGAATTTGCATTCCATGATCTAGAAAGTTCACAGCCAACCGTTCGCATCGATTCGGACCAGCATGGCAAAGATACCGATTGGCATGCCTTCGTCTTTCAACCGGTTCCAGGTTATGTCGCCGCACTCTCGGTACATGATCCTCGCCGGCCTTCTTTCACGACTCATCCTTTCGAAAGCTAA
- a CDS encoding TlpA disulfide reductase family protein, whose translation MRALWLSTLLALGLGFQVGCDSSTPVEEPTADPVVSVEEGTPEAAKPEATPEPAAEASAPKMVIPEPSTPAPAAPETPAPKMVAPEPGEPAPKTPDASDAPALKLPPEDAAAGAPTAQVTAPAEPTPMTIGSVAPPLNIEYWVSKDFEPVTDFQKGNVYIVEFWATWCGPCVSSMPHLAETQKKYKDKGVRLISISDEDLDTVEKFLERKVPSSEDDGKEETFGQLTSAYSLTTDPDGSCQTDYMRASNQNGIPTAFIVGKTGQIEWIGHPMEMDEPLAKVVGDSWDRDAYLAEFKAKEQMTEIMMMARRGNADGAIKAIDAIDPKTLGESGALQLQQLKLGLYAQAADKGKEFSALANQMLDDVSDPNTINGVTWYIYQASQNTDVDKALIKKAIAASESSIKELDAEARPFMLDTIAHLHEQNGDIDSAIAAQTEAVETSEGRMKDRLTVFLNELKEKKEGGDKAPENKPADATPAE comes from the coding sequence ATGCGTGCTCTATGGCTGTCCACTCTCCTGGCTCTCGGGCTAGGCTTCCAAGTCGGTTGCGACTCCTCCACTCCCGTTGAAGAGCCAACCGCCGATCCGGTAGTTTCGGTTGAAGAGGGCACTCCAGAGGCCGCTAAACCTGAAGCGACGCCGGAACCAGCCGCTGAAGCATCCGCACCAAAGATGGTCATTCCCGAACCATCCACCCCCGCGCCAGCCGCTCCGGAGACACCCGCACCAAAGATGGTCGCCCCTGAGCCAGGCGAACCGGCTCCGAAAACTCCGGATGCTTCTGACGCACCTGCGTTGAAGTTGCCTCCCGAGGACGCAGCCGCCGGAGCCCCGACCGCCCAAGTCACGGCACCAGCTGAACCGACTCCGATGACCATCGGCAGTGTCGCTCCTCCGCTGAATATTGAGTACTGGGTATCTAAGGACTTTGAACCAGTCACCGATTTCCAAAAAGGAAATGTCTACATTGTCGAATTCTGGGCGACTTGGTGTGGTCCCTGTGTCTCTTCGATGCCACATCTGGCAGAAACTCAAAAGAAATATAAAGACAAAGGCGTTCGCTTAATCAGCATCAGCGACGAAGACCTGGACACGGTCGAAAAATTCCTGGAACGCAAAGTCCCAAGCAGCGAAGATGACGGGAAAGAAGAGACTTTTGGACAATTGACCAGCGCCTACAGCCTGACCACCGACCCTGACGGATCTTGCCAGACCGACTACATGCGTGCGTCCAACCAAAACGGTATCCCAACCGCTTTCATCGTTGGCAAGACCGGCCAGATCGAATGGATCGGCCACCCAATGGAAATGGATGAACCGCTGGCAAAAGTTGTTGGCGATTCATGGGATCGAGATGCTTACTTGGCCGAGTTCAAAGCCAAAGAGCAAATGACTGAAATCATGATGATGGCCCGCCGCGGTAACGCCGATGGTGCGATCAAGGCTATCGATGCAATCGATCCGAAGACCTTGGGCGAAAGCGGAGCCCTACAGTTGCAGCAACTGAAACTTGGGTTGTACGCCCAAGCCGCCGACAAGGGCAAAGAATTCTCTGCCCTAGCGAATCAGATGCTGGATGACGTCTCCGATCCGAATACCATCAATGGAGTTACTTGGTACATCTACCAGGCAAGCCAAAACACCGACGTCGATAAAGCCCTGATCAAAAAGGCAATCGCCGCCAGTGAATCTTCGATCAAAGAACTGGACGCCGAAGCACGTCCATTCATGCTCGATACGATCGCCCATCTGCACGAGCAAAACGGGGACATTGATTCCGCGATTGCCGCTCAAACCGAAGCCGTTGAAACCTCTGAAGGACGAATGAAAGATCGTCTTACCGTTTTCCTCAACGAGCTGAAAGAAAAGAAAGAAGGGGGCGACAAAGCTCCTGAGAACAAGCCTGCTGATGCAACTCCGGCTGAATAA
- a CDS encoding ABC transporter ATP-binding protein, with translation MTVGYHRLDAGGIRLQQLYRIFGRTVAVQDVSFHVPKGSVFGYIGPNGAGKTTSMRILATLDLPTYGDAFVDGFSVIHDPELVRRKLGFMPDAFGSYRDVSCWEYIDFFARAYGLIGRERQKRLEWVTDFTGIRGMQHKPISGLSKGMKQRLCLGRALVHDPAVLILDEPAAGLDPRARIELRNMIGTLGAEGKTILVSSHILTELAEMCDSIGIIEQGRLLATGSVEAIQEAQRKTRDIRLRVVSDPVAAEKWLTLHSDCQSISVAGDTLRFDFSGDEEAQADLVAALIQDGCRISEIHAHQKSLEDVFLHVTEGLVQ, from the coding sequence ATGACAGTTGGCTATCACCGGTTAGATGCTGGAGGGATTCGACTTCAGCAGTTGTATCGTATCTTCGGCCGGACCGTTGCCGTTCAAGACGTCAGCTTCCATGTCCCGAAGGGGAGCGTGTTCGGGTATATCGGACCAAATGGAGCTGGGAAAACGACCAGCATGCGAATTCTGGCGACGCTTGATTTGCCAACGTATGGCGATGCATTTGTGGATGGTTTTTCCGTTATCCATGATCCGGAACTGGTCCGTCGGAAACTAGGGTTCATGCCCGACGCGTTTGGTAGCTATCGAGACGTTAGCTGCTGGGAATACATCGACTTCTTTGCCCGTGCATACGGGTTGATCGGCAGGGAACGCCAGAAACGCCTTGAATGGGTGACAGACTTTACCGGAATTCGAGGGATGCAGCACAAGCCAATCAGTGGGCTGAGCAAAGGGATGAAGCAGAGGCTCTGTTTAGGCAGAGCCCTCGTTCATGACCCCGCCGTATTGATTTTGGATGAACCGGCTGCAGGACTGGATCCTCGAGCTCGGATTGAACTGCGAAATATGATCGGAACATTGGGGGCTGAAGGCAAAACGATCCTGGTCAGCAGTCATATCTTGACCGAGCTAGCGGAGATGTGTGATTCGATTGGGATTATCGAACAGGGCCGTCTGTTGGCCACGGGATCGGTCGAAGCGATTCAAGAAGCGCAAAGAAAGACCCGCGATATTCGGTTGCGGGTGGTTTCCGATCCGGTCGCGGCTGAAAAGTGGTTGACGCTTCATTCCGACTGTCAGTCGATTTCTGTAGCCGGAGATACACTTCGTTTCGATTTTAGCGGAGACGAAGAAGCGCAGGCCGACTTGGTTGCTGCTCTCATTCAGGACGGCTGTCGAATCAGCGAAATTCACGCTCATCAGAAAAGTTTGGAAGATGTCTTCTTGCATGTCACCGAGGGGCTGGTCCAATGA
- a CDS encoding ABC-2 transporter permease, with product MITEWRERLLRWEASCERLGDSLNPILVKETRQSLKSRQFLVTFSLLLLASFGWSVVGSMMLMPGLYYRPSAAPMLVGYYLLLAVPMLFVVPVAAYRSLAVEIDDGTLELLRVTTLSPMQIVMGKFCSALLQMMLYFIVLIPCVAYAYALRGIDFPTLAVLLSLVLLAAIQLTIFGLFLAPVPSGRTGQLTALFALVGVLLVAEYLIGTQAIALIQQANAMSTWVRAFLSFSGVAIVASTSYVFMTASAALLAPACSNRSTRVRAALLIQLTVVLGLFGYVVVENLQFATSNQGLLGLGSVIFMILPWVGVGYAVYWALLGSMMASESGDLTPRVRRGLPASFLGRLFLTLFIPGPVTGLLFAATGAAIAMLFVSGGLYYLRPAGSPLQDVVANVSLAVFGYLVLLLTLVRWSAGALRRYAVFRPAVGLALLSIIALLCCIIPYGIYMVWADYPSRPTYSKWQLANWLWTIQQIGNGRRDLHWIVFSGGVFCLLAQAAFLGRGTLTQVLPIPERVRVEQQRTADDED from the coding sequence ATGATCACTGAGTGGCGGGAACGCTTGCTGCGCTGGGAGGCGTCGTGCGAACGACTGGGCGATTCATTGAATCCGATTCTGGTAAAAGAGACTCGGCAATCTTTAAAGAGCCGCCAGTTTCTGGTGACCTTTTCACTGTTACTGTTAGCTTCTTTTGGCTGGTCGGTCGTCGGCAGCATGATGCTGATGCCGGGGCTGTACTACAGGCCTTCGGCGGCTCCGATGCTGGTGGGGTATTACTTGTTGCTTGCGGTGCCGATGTTGTTTGTCGTTCCTGTCGCTGCCTACCGTTCGTTGGCGGTCGAGATTGACGATGGGACTTTGGAGTTGCTTCGGGTGACCACTTTGTCGCCGATGCAGATCGTGATGGGCAAGTTTTGCAGTGCCCTTTTGCAAATGATGCTTTACTTCATTGTCCTGATTCCATGTGTCGCCTACGCCTATGCCCTACGGGGAATCGATTTTCCGACCTTGGCGGTTCTCTTGTCGCTGGTTTTGTTGGCCGCGATTCAATTGACCATCTTTGGGCTGTTTCTCGCGCCAGTTCCTTCCGGGCGAACAGGCCAACTGACGGCACTATTCGCTTTGGTTGGGGTTCTGTTGGTTGCGGAATACCTGATCGGTACTCAGGCAATCGCATTAATTCAGCAGGCCAACGCGATGTCCACTTGGGTACGCGCGTTCCTCTCTTTTAGCGGCGTCGCGATTGTCGCCAGTACGAGTTACGTCTTTATGACCGCCTCGGCGGCTTTGTTGGCGCCTGCGTGTTCCAATCGGTCCACTCGAGTTCGAGCTGCGTTATTGATACAGCTGACGGTCGTTCTTGGGTTGTTTGGCTATGTCGTGGTCGAAAACCTGCAGTTTGCAACTTCAAATCAAGGGTTGTTAGGTTTGGGGAGTGTCATCTTTATGATCCTTCCCTGGGTTGGAGTAGGGTATGCGGTTTACTGGGCATTGCTGGGTTCCATGATGGCTTCTGAATCGGGGGACCTGACGCCGCGTGTCCGCCGTGGATTGCCCGCTTCGTTCCTGGGGCGGCTGTTTCTGACATTGTTTATTCCGGGACCGGTTACCGGTTTATTGTTTGCAGCGACAGGGGCTGCGATCGCAATGCTGTTTGTCAGCGGAGGGCTGTACTACCTGCGTCCAGCGGGGAGCCCGCTGCAGGACGTTGTCGCGAATGTTTCGCTGGCCGTTTTTGGGTACTTGGTTCTGCTGCTGACATTGGTCCGCTGGAGTGCTGGGGCGCTGCGGCGGTATGCCGTTTTTCGACCTGCCGTCGGGTTGGCGTTGCTGTCGATCATCGCGCTATTATGCTGCATAATTCCCTATGGCATTTATATGGTCTGGGCCGACTATCCATCGCGTCCGACCTATTCGAAGTGGCAGCTTGCCAATTGGCTGTGGACCATTCAGCAAATCGGCAACGGTCGCCGTGATTTGCATTGGATCGTTTTTTCTGGCGGGGTTTTTTGTCTGCTAGCGCAAGCAGCTTTTCTGGGACGTGGGACGTTGACTCAAGTACTGCCAATCCCCGAACGCGTGCGGGTTGAACAGCAGCGGACCGCTGACGACGAAGATTAA
- a CDS encoding glycosyltransferase family 87 protein, translating into MSQNRVTRWLSLPAAQWLAVALLVVGLAATAARVVKQYQTPGPFDPTRQGYCDFHNGVYFPAAAWLQGISPYGQEYASRFPVARSVPFFSPSIYVLHVPFALLPLHVAEVGYFLFSIGVVLAIAQLVAKDVASSEKLQRSVFLWTAVGIVFSRGGHITLFDGYFTLLLIGGSFLAISQAEKRPWLAAVGLLLASSKPTFILPLGILLVARGNYRAIWRGAFLSVFFAAVGFAWIAYHQSEESMYVGMQEIVAQISQTQEIHQAELDEMPVHSWTRLDLLAIIAKWTGHNPGALVHLWGMFAVLVIPCWVLLRRSAVGEDDGLTGVTGALVLVATLVSLYHQSYDALLVVAPLAGVVVGQSEFWTRLPAMYRWGIGLGLLIPLFNYLSTRMFIDRVNVSDRFIQVVTSLNGVCLTLVLLMLCWSAIRYSYDSPADA; encoded by the coding sequence ATGTCACAAAATCGCGTCACGCGGTGGCTCTCTTTGCCGGCAGCCCAGTGGCTGGCGGTGGCATTGTTGGTTGTCGGATTGGCTGCGACGGCCGCGCGCGTTGTCAAACAGTACCAGACGCCCGGTCCCTTCGATCCGACGCGGCAAGGGTATTGTGATTTTCACAACGGAGTTTACTTTCCGGCGGCCGCTTGGCTGCAAGGAATCAGCCCCTACGGCCAGGAGTACGCGAGTCGTTTTCCGGTGGCCCGCAGCGTCCCGTTCTTCTCGCCTTCGATTTATGTCCTCCATGTGCCGTTTGCGTTGCTGCCGTTGCACGTTGCCGAAGTCGGTTACTTTCTGTTTTCGATCGGTGTCGTTTTAGCGATAGCGCAATTGGTTGCAAAGGATGTGGCCTCCTCGGAAAAACTGCAGAGATCGGTGTTTCTGTGGACGGCCGTGGGTATTGTTTTTTCGCGTGGAGGGCACATCACCTTGTTTGATGGGTATTTCACTCTACTGCTTATTGGAGGGTCGTTCCTTGCGATTTCTCAGGCCGAGAAACGCCCCTGGTTGGCAGCGGTGGGGTTGCTGCTTGCGTCGTCCAAGCCGACGTTTATTCTGCCTTTGGGAATTCTGCTGGTCGCACGCGGAAACTATCGGGCGATCTGGCGAGGCGCTTTTTTGTCTGTCTTTTTCGCAGCAGTCGGTTTTGCTTGGATTGCATACCACCAAAGTGAAGAAAGCATGTATGTGGGAATGCAAGAAATCGTCGCTCAAATTTCTCAGACGCAAGAGATTCATCAGGCCGAGCTTGACGAGATGCCGGTGCATTCGTGGACCCGATTGGATTTGCTGGCAATCATCGCAAAATGGACCGGTCACAATCCCGGGGCCCTTGTCCACCTTTGGGGCATGTTTGCGGTGTTGGTGATCCCTTGTTGGGTTCTACTGCGCCGGTCCGCCGTTGGTGAGGATGATGGCTTGACCGGAGTTACTGGGGCATTGGTTTTGGTAGCAACCTTGGTTTCACTTTATCACCAGTCGTACGATGCGTTGTTGGTGGTCGCTCCGCTAGCCGGTGTGGTCGTCGGGCAAAGTGAATTCTGGACGCGGTTGCCGGCAATGTATCGCTGGGGGATCGGGCTGGGATTGCTGATCCCGCTATTCAATTACTTATCTACCCGCATGTTTATCGATCGAGTGAACGTTTCGGACAGGTTCATCCAAGTTGTGACTAGCTTGAACGGAGTTTGTTTGACGCTTGTTCTGTTGATGCTCTGCTGGTCTGCAATCCGTTATTCTTATGATTCGCCCGCAGATGCCTAA